From the genome of Candidatus Eisenbacteria bacterium, one region includes:
- a CDS encoding ABC transporter ATP-binding protein, whose product MSAPLLQLEKVTMAFGGLKAVADLDLEVAAGELVGLIGPNGAGKTTVFNVITGVYAPTSGRILLEGRPIQGLKPHAIARRGITRTFQNIRLFSTRCCRDNVCIAAHHHSRATLWDALLRSPRFDADERAMKREATDLLDLLGLSSWAETTASDLPYGQQRRLEIARALAGKPKLLLLDEPAAGLNPQESDQLMHLIEDLRGRFGLTILLIEHDMRVVMGICQRIAVLDYGIKIAEGNPAEIRSNPHVIEAYLGEEIQADLGAGA is encoded by the coding sequence ATGAGCGCGCCGCTCCTCCAGCTCGAGAAGGTGACCATGGCCTTCGGCGGCCTCAAGGCGGTCGCCGATCTCGACCTCGAGGTGGCGGCCGGCGAGCTGGTCGGGCTGATCGGACCGAACGGCGCCGGCAAGACCACGGTCTTCAACGTGATCACCGGGGTCTACGCGCCGACCTCGGGGCGCATCCTGCTCGAGGGGCGTCCCATTCAGGGGCTCAAGCCCCACGCCATCGCCAGGCGCGGCATCACCCGCACCTTCCAGAACATCCGGCTCTTCTCGACCCGCTGCTGCCGCGACAACGTTTGCATCGCCGCGCACCACCACTCGCGGGCCACGCTCTGGGACGCGCTGCTACGCAGCCCCCGGTTCGACGCCGACGAGCGGGCGATGAAGCGCGAGGCCACCGATCTGCTCGATCTGCTCGGGCTCTCGTCGTGGGCGGAGACAACGGCCTCCGACCTGCCGTACGGACAGCAGCGGCGCCTCGAGATCGCCCGCGCGCTGGCCGGCAAACCCAAGCTTCTGCTGCTGGACGAGCCGGCGGCCGGCCTCAATCCGCAGGAGAGCGACCAGCTCATGCACCTGATCGAGGATCTGCGCGGGCGCTTCGGACTCACCATCCTGCTGATCGAGCACGACATGCGGGTGGTGATGGGGATCTGCCAGCGAATCGCGGTGCTCGACTACGGGATCAAGATCGCCGAGGGCAACCCGGCGGAGATCCGCAGCAACCCCCACGTCATCGAGGCCTACCTCGGTGAGGAGATCCAAGCCGACCTGGGCGCGGGGGCCTGA